From the Halobacterium zhouii genome, the window CGCGCACACGGTCCGTGAGCAGCGCGTACCCCTCCGTAGAGACGTGCATCCGGGAGATCGGGTCGTGGCGGTGCGCGTCGAACCCCGCGCTCACGAGCAACAGATCGGGGTCGAACTCGCGGAGCGCGGGCGCGAACAGTTCGTCGAACGTCGCACAGTAGTCGGCGTCCTCGGCCCCCGCGGGAAGCGGGACGTTCAGCGTGGTTCCCTCGCCGTCCCCGACACCGACTTCGTCGGCGTCACCCGTCCCCGGGTAGAGGCCGTCCTCGTGGACTGAGCCGTAGAACACGTCGCCGCGCGCCTCGAAGATGTCCTGGGTGCCGTTGCCGTGGTGGACGTCCCAGTCGAAGACGGCGACGCGTTCGGCGCCACACTCGTCGATTGCGTGCTGGGCGGCGATTGCGGCGTTGTTCAGGAAGCAAAACCCCATCGCGTCGTCGGACACGGCGTGGTGGCCGGGAGGTCGGCCGAGAGCGAACCGCGTCTCCCTGCCGTCGACGCCGTCGAGCGCGTCTCGTGCGGCGTCCATCGCGAGACCCGCGCTGGCGAGTGCGGCGGGCCACGTCTCCTCGGAGGCGACGGTGTCGGGGTCCCAGTTCCCGCCGCCGCGGTCACAGAACGCCTGGACCTCCGCGACGTACCCGGGGTCGTGGACGGCCGTGGCGTCGCTCTCTTCGGCGGGTGGTGCGTCTTCGTAGGCGACGCCGTGGCGCTTCGCGAGTTCCTGTTTGATCGCCCGCAGTCGGTCAGGTGTCTCGGGGTGTCGCGGCCCTGGGTCGTGTTCGAGGCACGTCTCGCTGAACCCGAATCTCATTCCACGAGCCGGAAGTACGTCTCGATGTCCTCGGCCTGTACGGTTCGTCGTCCCGCGTGCTCTGCGAGCATCCGCGCGGCCTCCGCGGCGTCGGTCGCGTACTCTTCGAGTTGCGCGGCGAGCGCGACCCGGGCGTCCATCGACACGCGGAACCGGTCGTCGATGTCGAGGCGCGCGATGCGGTCGACCGGCGCGACCGGGAGCACGAGCGATTCCGCGTCCGGAGCCGAACTCATCCCGAAGTCCTCGGCCATCAGCGTCTTCCGCCCCTCCGAGGCCGCTTGCTCCGCTGCGTCCATCGCGAGGGCCGCGCCACGCTCCTGGATGCGTCGAGCGAGTTCTGCTGCCCCATCCGCACTGACCCGCAGGTCACCCGCGTGTCGCCGGATGATCGTGTCCACCGGCGCGAACGGGAGTTCGACGCTCATGCGTCAATGCGTGGCGCTCGCACGCTTAACTGTTTCCACTACGGTATCACCCGCTCTGTGTTCCCGCTCGGAGGTACTCGCGTTCGCACCGGGCGGAACAGCTCGCTGTCTTCCCGCCACTACGCATTTTTGACTGGCGAACGAACGCACACGTATGCCATCGAACGACGAAACCGAGCCCGAGGCGACGAGTGACGACGAGGACACGTCGGCCGACGCGGAAGCGTCTCGGCAGCGCGAGATCGAACAGGAACAGGAGGAGGAGAACGAGCGGAAGATAGAACGCGAGGACGAGATGCGTAACGAGGAGGCCAAGGAGTCCGAGCAGCGGAACGTCAACAACCGAAAGGACGACCAGGCGTTCGACTAAGAAACCGGTCGACTGGGGAGCAGATACTCGACTACGTGGCCGGAAGAAGGGTCGCCTGGCCGCCCTCGCCGGTAGCCGTCGACCACAGCTATCTCTCGCTCAGTTCAGTTCGTCCGCGGTGAGGCGACCGTCGCGGAGTTCGCCGCGGACCGTGACCTCCTGACCGAGCGTCACATCCGCGTTCGTGTCTACGCTCATCGTCTCCTCGCCGTCGTCGAGGATGACGGGGTTCTGGGCCTGCACGACGACGCCCGTGAACTCGACCTCCTCGCCGTCGGCGGCCGTCGAACCGTTCGTCGACGACGCAGTGCCGTTCTCGCTGTGTTCGTCGCCACCGTCGTTGCTGTCGTCGCCGCCGAACGCCGACAGCCCAGTCGTGTCACTTCCGTCGCTCTCACTGCTATCGCCCGTTGAACCACCTGCTCCAGTCGCCGTCCCGTCCGCGAGCGGGATGACCGTCGTCCCCCATCCCGCGGACGCCTCGATGTCGTCCTGCCAGCCGTCCTGGACGTCGGCGTCCACGAACGCCACCTCGTCGCCCGGCCCGAGGTCGAGGTCCGCCTTCTCGCCCCAGAGCGCCACGCGGATGTCGCCCGAGTCGTCCTGCAGGCGGATGTTCCGGACCTGTCCCTCGCTGCCGTCGTCGCGGTCGAACGTGCGCTTCGGGTCGGCCGAGCGGATCACGCCCGCGATGTCCGCCGTGTCGTCCATCTCGAGGGTGTCGATTGGAGTCGCCGTCGGTTCGTACGCGACATCCGCGTCCACCTCCTCGATGGCGCCCTGGTCGCCGACGTGGAGTTCGAGACTCCCGTCTCGCTCGCGCACGTAGCCGTCGACGACCTCCACGACTTCGCCCGCGTCGAACTCGGTCGCGGTGTCGGCCTGGTCGTCCCAGAGCGTGATACGAACGCGCCCCGTTTCGTCGCCAAGCACGAGATTCGACACCTTCCCCTCGCTGCCGTCGTCGCGGTCGAACGTGCGCACGTCCTCCGCGGCGAGCACCTCCCCGACGAGGTTCACGTCCGAGATGCCAAGCGAGAGGTCCTCGACGGTGTACTCGTCCTGTACCTGCACGTCGATCTCCTCGTCCGCGTCGATTTCCATCTCGTCGACGCTCACCTCGACGCCGTTGTACCCCGACTTCGGACGGCCCTTGATGCGCAGAACTTGGCCGGCCTCGAGTTCGTCGGTCGCGGCGACCGCCTGCTCGTCCCACAGCGAGACGCGGACGCTCCCGGTCTCGTCGGCGACGTCGACGTTCACCACGCGGCCGTCCTGCTCGTCCTCGCCGTCGCGCTCGAACTCCCGAACCTCCCCGACGCTCGTCACCTTCCCGAGGAACTTCACTTCGTCCATCTCGGGTTCGATGTCGACGACGCCGTTGACCTCGCCGTCGTCGAGTTCGTGGGCGATGAGCATCGCGGCCGTCTCCTCGTCGGCCAGTCCCCCCATCTGCTCGACCTTCGAATCGACGGCCTCCTCGAACTCATCGAGGGAGACGTCGGTGTCGAGGTCCTCGTAGATGTCCTCGATTTCGCCCATAAGTACGTGGTTCACCCCAGGCACACGCCGCGCATAAGCGTTGTCCTTGGGGGATTGAGGCGCTGCAGTCTGCGAGTTTCGATGGTCACAACCCGGGGTGAGTCGCCCTCCGGTTTGAACCTACGGACCGGCGAGTCCCCCGACTACAGACTCGTCGAGGCGACCGTCCGCTCCTCGCCACGACTCCAGTGTACGACCACCACGCTCGCTGGCAGTCCCCCAGTGAGCGTGATGGTTGTCGCGTAGTCGAGTTCCGTGATGCACTGCGTGCACGCCCCGCCGTCGCTCGCGTCGTACGTCTCGACGACGACCCGCAGTTCGTTGCTGTCCGCGTTGTACGTCGCGTCCGCGAGTCGCGCCGAGTAACACGCGTTCGGCGCACTCGTCGTTCCCTCGACAGTGACAGCCAGCGCTTCCTCGTCCGCGGAGACGGACGCTCTCTCCCGAACCATCCCGCAGTCCGCACGACGGAGTTCGAACCCCGTGCGCTCGACTGCGGGCGTCGCCGTCGTCGTTCCTGCTGGCGACGTCGTCTCGCCGTCGGACGGCGTGCCACTCGGATACGAGAGACAACCACCGAACAGTGCCACTGACGCTCCCGCGAGCACTTGCCGCCGTCGCATACCTGGATTTCGGCTGCTGATTGCAAGAACCTTGCCCCCGAATCGTAACCGCTTTACGTACTGTCGGGCTACGAAGGAACGAGTCCGGATAGGGTAGTGGACTATCCTCTTGGCTTGCGGAGCCAGGGACCGGCGTTCAAATCGCCGTCCGGACGTTTCTCGTTTCACTCGAAACGCCCGAACGAGCCTGCGCTCGCTCCGCTCACGCAGACGCCGTCCGGACGTTACTTATCGCGTAACCACGACCGCGAGCGACCGCTACTGGCGAGTACTTTTATCCAGCACACGCACCATTGTGTCACTATGAGCAAGATACGACGCGGGATGAATCGTGCAAAGTACGCCGCCGTTGGCGGCGCGATTGGCGGTGCAATCGGCGGTCTGTTCAGCCGGAACGGCGCGAGCACGGGCGCTGGCCTGGGGGCGTTACTGGGCGCGACGGTCGGCGAGAAGCGAAGCACCGTGGACGCGGCGGTCCGGCGCGTCAAGCGCTCGCGGGCGGGCGACACCGAGAGCGAGCAGCGGTCCACGATGAAGTCGGCGGTCGAGCGTGTCAAGCGCCGATCGTAGGCCGAAGACGCGGAGCGCTCTCTTCTTCCGTCGAAAGCCGTTTGCGCGTGGCCGCCCCAGTCGTGAACATGGACGCGGCGCTTCGCGCGGGCATCGCGGTGTTCGACGCCGGACACTACCACGCGGCCCACGACGCCTGGGAGGACGCGTGGCTCGACCTCCCGGACGGCGACGACGAGCGGTTGCTCCACGGCCTCATCCAGTTCTCCGCGGCGGTCCACCACGTCAGCGAGGGAAACCAGACAGGCGCCGTCGGGTTGTGTGGGTCGGCGCGTGGCTACCTCGAGGGACTGCCAGCGGACTACCGGGGGGTGAACGTCGAGACGGTGCGGACCTATCTCGCGGCGCTCGAACGCGACCCGGAGGAAGTCGGTAAAACGGACCCGCCCGCGCTCACGTACAACGGCGAGGAGCTCGATCTCGGGGCGCTCGACCCGCCGGCGGGCGTCGAGGCGACGCTCGCGCTCGCGGAGCACGCGGGCTACGACGAGGACATCTTCGAGCGCGCGGCGACGTACGCCCGCGAGGCGCTCCGCGAGGGCGAGTTGAACGAGTTCGGCGCGCTGCTGTGTGACTTTGCGGCCCAACCCGAGCAGCGCGGGCTAGTGGCTGCGCGCCTCGAACAACACGTCCAGCGGCGACAACAGCGAGAAGATGACGTCGCGGGACTGTTCGACTGAACCCTGTTTCTGCGGTCAGGCGAACGCCTGCCACGCGACGAACGCGGCGACAGCGAGGCAGGCGACGCCGACAGCGCGCACGGCGAGAAGCGCGCGGTCCGAGGGCTCCGGGTCGCTCCCGTACTCGCCGCCCGGGTTCCGGGTCGGACTCGCACCGCCGAGTACGGAGAGCCGAAACACGGCGGCGGGCGCGGCGAGACAGAGCGCGCCGAGGAGCGCGCCGATGGCTATCGCGAGGAGTTCCCGGACGCCCGTCATCTACTCGCGGAGGCGCTGGATGCGCTTCTCGGCGGGCGGGTGCGTCGAGACGATCTTGGCGAGGAAGCCCTTTCCTTCGCCGAAGATGCAGAGCGCCGCGACGTCCTCGTCGACCTTCGACTTCTGAGCGTGCTGGTTGCCGGCCTGGATCTTCTCGAGTGCGCGAGCGAGCGGTTCGCCGCTTCCCGTGTACTGCTTCGCGTCGGCGTCGGCGACGTACTCGCGGTAGCGGGAGATGGCGAGCACGAAGATCATCACGAAGAACTGGACGAGGTTCCCGACGATCATCGCGAGGAAGAAGTCCGCGATGTCGTTGTCGCCCGTGAACAGCACGATGAACTGCGCGGCGATGCCGACGATGGACGCGATGCCCTGCCCGATCATCATCGTGACGACGTCGCGGTTCTTGATGTGCGCGAGTTCGTGCGCGACGACGCCTTCGAGTTCGTCCATCTCCAGGGTCTGGATGAGTTCCGTGGAGATGACGACGACGCCCGCGCCCTTCCGCCCGACGGCGAACGCGTTCGGGACGCCCATGCTGGCGACCTTCATGTCGGGTTTGTCGATGTCCATGTCCGCACACAGTTCGTCGATGCGCCGGTGAATCTCGGGGTACTGACTCTCCGAGAGGTCTTCTGCGCCGACGCTCTTCAGCGCGGCGTACTTCCCGACCTTGTACTGGACGCCGACCAGGAGGACGGATCCGAGAATGGCGATCGGGACGATGCTGGCGCCGAACATGAGGTACGCGACGCCGACTGCGAGTGAGTAGAACGCGAAGAGGATGGCACCGACGACCGCCATCCGGAGTTTGAGTCCGAAGTGTCTCATGACCTGAGGTTACCACTTCAAAGGCTTAAACCCATCCCCAACTTGTCGGCGACGCGGCGGCGTTCGCCGGAACGCGGTAATCGGTTCGTTCCGCGTCTTACTCGTCGTGTTCGGCGGAGTTGTCCTGCGGGTCGTACCCCAGCACCTCGCGAGCGCGCTCCAGCGAGTAGTACTTGCGGTCGTTGTCCGAGATGCCGTAGACGATCTCGTAGCCGTAGGACGCGTTGAGACAGCAGTCGAAGAGGTGCGCGCAGTCCCGGTGGGAGAGCCACATTGCCTGCCCGCGCTCGTAGTCGATGGGCGGGTGGCCCTCGGTGAGGTTGCCGATGCGCACCGCGACGAACGAGAGGTCGTGTTCGTCGTGGTAGAACCGGCCGAGCGTCTCACCTGTGGCTTTCGAGACGCCGTAGAGGTTGCCGGGGCGCGGGAGTTCCGTGCCGTCGAGGTGGAAGTCGTCGTCCGTGCGGTAGAGGTCGGGTTTGCGCTCGGTCTCGTAGTGGCCGACGGCGTGATTCGAGGACGCGAACGCGAACTTCTCGACGCCTTCGTCGACGGCGGCTTCGAGGATGGTGCGCGTGCCGTCGATGTTGTTCCGGAGGACGCTGTCCCACGGCGCCTCGGGGCGCGGGTCGCCGGCCAGGTGGATCACCGCGTCGACGCCCGCGACCGCGTCGCGGATGGCGTCCTCGTCGGTGACGTCCGCGACGACGAACTCGTGGTCGGCGTCCTCGGTCGGCGGTTCGCGGTCGAGCAGTCGCCACTCGTACCGGTCGCCGATGCCCTCGAGGATGGCTCGTCCGACGCGCCCGGAGGCGCCCGTGAGGAGGACGCGGTCGTCCATTCGAGTACGTCTCCGCGTCCGTTCGCAATGAAGGATGCGGTTCGGGTGTTGCGTGTCGGTCGGCGCGTTTCGCGCCATCGAGTTCGACTGCGCGCGCGACCACTGGACCGGTTCGAATCGCGGCCAGCCGTTCCCTGTCCGTGGCTGTACGCCCGTTCAAGCAGTCTAGGGAGTGGTTACTGGCGGGAGCACGGCGAACGAACTGACACGCAACTGGTCTGGAGCGACACGCCTTAGCCGCCACCGGCGGAAGAACAGGTATGGAAACAGGCACTACCGCGGGGACCGACGCCGAGCAGGCGTGCTTCGAGGCGGGCATCAAGTTCGGCGCGCTCTACCACCAGTTCGCCGGGACGCCGGTGAGTCCGGAGAGCGCGTCGAGTCTGGAGACGGCCATCGAGGAGTCGATAGAGAACCAGCCGTTCTGCGAGTCCGTGACCGTGGACATTCTCACGGAGGGACTCGACACGGAACACGGGTATACGGAGTTGACGGGTGAGTACATGGAGGTCGAGGTGGTCGTGGAGCACGAGGGAACGAACGTGGTCGCAGTGATGGAGATGGAGGACGACTACCCGCGGATGCGGTTGGCTGACGTCTCGTGACCGGGTGACCGGGCCTCGTAACCCGATAACCGCGCCTCGTGACCGGCTGACCGAGCACAGTGGACTCGGCGAACAGACGCTTCGTGACCTGCCGAGGCGGCGTCTCGCAGGCCGCCGAATTCTGGGTTCGGAGCGGCCTGTGGCGTGGTTTCACGTTCGCTCCGGGGCGTGTTTTTAAACGGGGCGGGCGCGAATCCTCTGGTATGAGTCAGACGTCACTCGATGACGACGAACTGTTCGGCGAGGCCGCCGAGGAGATGCGCTCGGACGTGGAGGAACACCTCGACGCGGCACACGAGGCGCTCCCGGAGGCCGCGGAGATCTGGGAGGTCGAAGCCGACAACACGCTCGGCGTGCTGAACGCGCTCCGGACCGAACTCGACGCGGAGGGCGTCGAGGACCACCTGCGTGACGCGAAGAAGGCCTTCGTGATGGGGAAGCGCGCGGACGCCTTCGAGGACGCCGAGGACCTCGAGGCGGACATCGAGAACGTCGAGGCCGTGCTCGAGGACCTCTCGTCGGCGAGCGAGCAGGTCGGCGAACTCGCGTCGACGGTGCCGTCGCTCCGCTCCGCACTGGAGGAAGCCAACGGTGACGCAGACGAGTAACGGGAACGCGGACGCGTAACGAAGCGTAGACGTGTAACGAATCGAGGCTGACGACCTGCGGCGTGAGCTGAGTCCCGACGAGTACCGGGGCGATACCGCTTCGGCGTTTCTGCAGACGGCTCGCCCTGGGGATGGTTCGTTTCAGGCTCCTGCCAGTCTCCGGATTCGCGTGGCGAGTGTCGAAGTGTTACCGTTCGTAACGTCCGCTTATCCATCGTTTTCGGCGGCCTAAGACCGTGAAATCGTCGAAACTGACGCGGGTGTTATACCGCTGTCTCCCGTTCGAGACGAGATAGTTCATGAGCGGAATCACCCTCGGGTGCGGAAGCGTGACCCATCAGCGGAGCCAACTCGCGGCCAGGCGGGACACTCCTGCCTGGGACGAAAGGGGGTGGATCGACCGTGACTGACCACGGCGAGTCGAACGGAGACAGTGACGCGGGCGCCGAGGGCGGCTTGAACGGAGAGGATGACACGAGCCATACGACCGGCGGTGAACAGTCTGAAGCGGACGTAAAACAGCCTGAAACGAACGTCCGTGAACCGTCTGGAGCGAGCGTGAAGAACGCCGATGAACAGCCCAACGCGAGCGTGAACGGCGCTCCAGGCGCGAGCAGTGCGGACGACAGTCACGACAGCACAGACGTCAGCTACGACGCGTCGCCCGCCAGCGTGTTAGACGGCCGCGAGTTGCTCGTCGCGTCGAACCGGAAGCCGTACAGTTTCGACCGGGACGACGACGGCGATGTGACGGTGTCCAAGCCAGCGGGCGGACTCACGTCGGCGCTCGACCCCATCGTCCAGCGGTTGTCGGGAACGTGGGTGGGGTGGGGGAGCGGCGACGCCGACTTCGACGTGGCCGACGAGCGCGGCTGCATCGAGGTGCCCCCGGAGGACCCCGAGTACACCATCCAGTGTCTCCACCTGAACGACCGCGAGGTGGAGGGGTACTACTACGGGTACAGCAATCAGGTGCTGTGGCCGCTGTGCCACGGCATGCCGTCGCGGGCGAACTTCGACGGCGAATTCTGGCGGTTCTACCAGCAGGTCAACGAGACGTTCGCGGACGCGCTCGTGGACCGCGCGGACGCCGAGGACCCCGTGGTGTGGTTCCAGGACTACCACCTGGCGCTGGCGCCGCGGCTGGTCCGGGAGCAACTCCCGGACGCGTTCCTCACGCAGTTCTGGCACATCCCGTGGCCGTCCTGGAGCACGTTCCAGACGTGCCCCCAGCACCGCGAACTACTGGAGGGACTGCTCGCGAACGACCTGCTGGGGTTCCACGACGAGGCGTACGTCGAGGCGTTCTGCGAGTGCGTCGAGGCCGCCTTCGAGGACGCGACCGTGGACGTCGACGCGGGCACGGTGACCTACGACGGCCACACGACGCGCATCGAGTGCCACCCGCTGGGGATCGACGCCGAGCAGTTCTCGGAGATGGCGGAATCGGAGGAATCGGCGGGGTTCTGGTCCGAGTTCGCCGGCGATCACGACCTCGGCGAGCGGGTCGCGGTCGGGGTCGACCGCCTCGACTACACGAAGGGCATCCTCCAGCGCCTCGACGCGCTGGAGCGCCTCTGGGAGCGCCAGCCGGAGCGCCGGGGAGAACTGACGTACGTCCAGAAGGCCAGCGAGTCGCGCAGCCAGATCGACGAGTACCGCGAACTCCAGTGCGAGGTCGAGCGCCGCGTCGGCGAACTCAACGACCGCTTCGGGACCGAGAAGTGGACGCCCGTGGTGTACACGACGGACCACTACTCGCGCACGGAGTTGGCCGCGCTGTACCGCAACGCGGACGTCGCGCTCGTGAGTCCGCTCCGCGACGGGATGAATCTCGTCGCCAAGGAGTACGTGGCCTCGCAGGTCGAGCACGACGGCGCGCTCGTGCTCTCCGCGTTCGCGGGCGCCACGCAGTCCCTCGGCGACGACGCGCTCGTGGTGAACCCGAACGACGTCGAGGAGTTCGCCACCACCATCGAGGCGGCGCTCTCGATGCCCGAGCGCACCCGCACTCGGCGGATGCGTGCGCTCCGCCGCCGGGTGCACGACGAGGACAACGACGCCTGGGTGGCCGACCAGTTGGAAACGGTCGCTGCCGCCGACCACGGTGACGGCGCCGCCTCGGCGTCGCCCAACTGGCAGTCCGCACCCGTCTCCATCTGGGGACACAAGCAGCGTCTCCTCGACACCGTCCGGGCCGCCGACGGACTGCTCGTGGTGACCGACTTCGACGGGACGGCGGCGGAGATCGTCGACGACCCCGAGAGCGCATCGATGCGCGGCCGGACGCGTTTGGCTCTGGAGACGCTGGCGTCCCACCCGCAAGTGAAGGTTGGCGTCGTCAGCGGCCGGGCGCTGGAGGACGTCCGGGAGCGCGCGGACATCGACGGGGCGTGCTGGGCGGGCAACCACGGTCTGGAGTTCCACGACGGCGACACCCGCTCGGTCCACTCGGACGGCGAGCGCGCCCAGGAAGTGCTGCCGGACGTCTGTGCGGCCGTGACCGACGAGATGAGCGACATCGACGGCGTCCACGTCGAGGACAAGGGCGCGACGGCGACGGTCCACTACCGGATGGCGGACTGCGGCCGCGACGAGGTCGTGACTGCGGTCCACACCGCCATCGACGAGCACGCGGGCGGCGTCGACCTCCGGGTGACCGAGGGGAAGGACGTCGTCGAGGTCCGCCCGGACGCTGACTGGGGGAAAGGCGAGGCAGTCGAGTTGCTCCGCGACCGGTTCACGCCCGAGGGCGAGCAGTGGGTGACGATGTACGTCGGGGACGACACCACCGACGAGGCGGCCTTCGAGACGCTCCAGGGAGAGGGCGTCGGCGTGGCCGTTGGGAAGGATACGGACGCGACGGCCGCGCCCTACGCCGTCAATGACCCGTCGGAGGTCGCCGACCTCTTCGAGTGGCTCGCCGGCACGGGACTGGCAGCCCTCGACGCCGAGCGGCGACAGGACGTCGTCGTCGAGTCCCATTGAACGCGGCTGGAACCCCTTCCTGTAGCGTACGCCGCGTTCGACAGCAGTGGAGACCACCGGGTAACGGTAGAGGGCCTCGACAGGGCTGACGGCGGCGGTTCGCGGCAGTGGTTCGCGCCGGCGGTTCGCTGCGGCGATTCGCCGGTTACCGGTGTGGCGGGCGGGAGACGTCCCGCTCCGCGACCGCGCCGAGCAGGTCACACAGCGAGTCGGTCGCGAGAGAGAGCAGTTCCTCGCCGCGCTCCGCGTCGCCCGCCGAGGGGTCGCCGACGACGCCGTTCTCCGTGAACTCCGCGGAGTCGTGGGCGAGATTCGTGTGCGCCGTCCACTCTCCCCAGTGGTCACTCGCGCCGTCACGGGCGGCCTCGATGCGGTCCTCGCGCACCAGTTCGGGGTCAGTGTGGCGGAGGAACGCGGTTTCGAGGGGGCCGGCGTGGCCCATGTCCGCGCTGTGGTCGCCGACCGCGTCGAACCACGTGAACGGGACGGCGTACGCGTCGTCGTGGCGAGTGATGGTCGAACAGACCTCGCCGAGCGCGGGGACGTTGCCGCCGTGGCCGTTCACGACGACGACGCGGTCCCAGCCGTGGCTGGCGAGACTTCCGACGACCTCCCGGACGTTCGTTCGGAACGTCTCGGGCTGGAGCCACAGCGTCCCCGTGAACTGGCGGTGTTCCTCGGCGACGCCCACTGGGAGCGCGGGCGCGACGACGACCTCGTCGTCGTAGGCGTCCGCGGCGGCCTCGGCGACCCGTTCGGCGGTGAGCACGTCGGTGCCGAGTGGGGCGTGCGGGCCGTGTTGTTCGGTGCTGCCGACGGGGAGCACGGCGAGGTCCGCGTCGGTCGCGTCGGCGTCCGTCCACGTCGCGTCCGCGAGTCGCATACCGGCACCACGCACTCACCCGGCTTGTACTCTGTCATAACGCGTTTCACGGAACCCATCCTCGGCCCTATCATGCCAAAAAGTGTCACTATCGAGGAACTGGAGGAACAGCTCCAGGGGGAGTCGTACCCGGTCTCTCGGGAGTACCTGCTAGCGGAGTACGGCGACTACTCCATCGACGTGGCGGGCGGCGAGGAGTCGGTTGCGACCGTCCTCGAACGCGTCGAGGACGACTACTTCCACGACGCGACCACCGTCCTCACGGACATCCGCGCCGGGGTCGACGTGTAGCGCGACAGTGTCAGCGTGTGGTGGCTCGTGTCGGCGTGTCACCCCTGGCATCGACGCGGAACGAAAAGAGCGGGCGGAACGAGTGGACGAAATGACGGGGAACGAGTGGACGAAATGACGGGGAACGAGTGGACGAAAAGACCGGGCGGTGACACCGCGTCGCGCGTCAGTCCTCGGCCTCCTCTTCCTCGATGCCGTCCATGCGCGCAGAGCGCGCGGCGGCCCGCTCGATGAACTCG encodes:
- a CDS encoding bifunctional alpha,alpha-trehalose-phosphate synthase (UDP-forming)/trehalose-phosphatase, which produces MTDHGESNGDSDAGAEGGLNGEDDTSHTTGGEQSEADVKQPETNVREPSGASVKNADEQPNASVNGAPGASSADDSHDSTDVSYDASPASVLDGRELLVASNRKPYSFDRDDDGDVTVSKPAGGLTSALDPIVQRLSGTWVGWGSGDADFDVADERGCIEVPPEDPEYTIQCLHLNDREVEGYYYGYSNQVLWPLCHGMPSRANFDGEFWRFYQQVNETFADALVDRADAEDPVVWFQDYHLALAPRLVREQLPDAFLTQFWHIPWPSWSTFQTCPQHRELLEGLLANDLLGFHDEAYVEAFCECVEAAFEDATVDVDAGTVTYDGHTTRIECHPLGIDAEQFSEMAESEESAGFWSEFAGDHDLGERVAVGVDRLDYTKGILQRLDALERLWERQPERRGELTYVQKASESRSQIDEYRELQCEVERRVGELNDRFGTEKWTPVVYTTDHYSRTELAALYRNADVALVSPLRDGMNLVAKEYVASQVEHDGALVLSAFAGATQSLGDDALVVNPNDVEEFATTIEAALSMPERTRTRRMRALRRRVHDEDNDAWVADQLETVAAADHGDGAASASPNWQSAPVSIWGHKQRLLDTVRAADGLLVVTDFDGTAAEIVDDPESASMRGRTRLALETLASHPQVKVGVVSGRALEDVRERADIDGACWAGNHGLEFHDGDTRSVHSDGERAQEVLPDVCAAVTDEMSDIDGVHVEDKGATATVHYRMADCGRDEVVTAVHTAIDEHAGGVDLRVTEGKDVVEVRPDADWGKGEAVELLRDRFTPEGEQWVTMYVGDDTTDEAAFETLQGEGVGVAVGKDTDATAAPYAVNDPSEVADLFEWLAGTGLAALDAERRQDVVVESH
- a CDS encoding creatininase family protein → MRLADATWTDADATDADLAVLPVGSTEQHGPHAPLGTDVLTAERVAEAAADAYDDEVVVAPALPVGVAEEHRQFTGTLWLQPETFRTNVREVVGSLASHGWDRVVVVNGHGGNVPALGEVCSTITRHDDAYAVPFTWFDAVGDHSADMGHAGPLETAFLRHTDPELVREDRIEAARDGASDHWGEWTAHTNLAHDSAEFTENGVVGDPSAGDAERGEELLSLATDSLCDLLGAVAERDVSRPPHR
- a CDS encoding DUF5789 family protein; translated protein: MPKSVTIEELEEQLQGESYPVSREYLLAEYGDYSIDVAGGEESVATVLERVEDDYFHDATTVLTDIRAGVDV